In one window of Vanrija pseudolonga chromosome 5, complete sequence DNA:
- the B0272.3 gene encoding putative 3-hydroxyacyl-CoA dehydrogenase: MPSNADITAASRLSTVAGHISAAPSAGGGGSSTARQINHITVFGAGLMGGGIAQVAAQAGIKVTLTDVNEAALKRGLDAIAASVARVGKKKAPDNVEGFVQKVLGNINTTVDPAAAVKDADLVIEAVIENLKLKQDLFAKLDKVAKPSAIFATNTSSLLVGDVGASLPEARQKLFAGLHFFSPVPVMKLVEVIRGPKTEDSVIDALLALSKRIGKVAVRAPDKPGFIVNRLLIPYKLEAARMLERGDATVEDIDIAMKLGAGYPMGPFELFDMVGLDITKFVSEGWREYADRGLIPKDLVAPSPLIEKMVAEGRIGRKAGKGFYDYTKGKK, encoded by the exons ATGCCCTCCAACGCAGACATTACCGCTGCCTCCCGCCTCTCCACCGTGGCGGGGCACATCAGCgcggcgcccagcgccggcggcggcggcagcagcacggcgcggcaGATCAACCACATCACCGTGTTTGGCGCGGGGCTGATGGGCGGCGGGATCGCGCAGGTTGCCGCGCAGGCCGGGATCAAGGTCACGCTGACTGATGTGAACGAGGCGGCTCTGAA gcgcggcctcgacgccatcgccgcctccgtcgcgcgcgtcggcaagaagaaggcgccgGACAACGTCGAGGGATTTGTACAGAAGGTCCTGGGGAACATTAACACGACGGTCGACCC cgccgccgccgtcaaggacgccgacctgGTCATCGAGGCCGTCATTGAGaacctcaagctcaagcagGACCTgttcgccaagctcgacaaggtgGCCAAGCCGTCGGCCATCTTCGCTACCAACACGTCGagcctgctcgtcggcgacgtgggGGCTAGCTTGCCCGAGGCTAGGCAGAAGCTCTTTGCGGGGCTGCACTTCTTCTCGC CCGTCCCCGTCAtgaagctcgtcgaggtcatcCGCGGCCCCAAGACGGAAGACTCGGTGAtcgacgcgctgcttgcCCTCTCCAAGCGTATCGGCAAGGTGGCCGTCCGCGCGCCCGACAAGCCGGGATTCATCGTCAACCGCCTGCTTATCCCCTACAAGC tcgaggccgcgcgcatgctcgagcgcggcgacgccacCGTCGAGGACATTGACATTGCGATgaagctcggcgcgggctACCCCATGGGC CCCTTCGAGCTCTTCGATatggtcggcctcgacattACAAAGTTCGTGTCCGAGGGCTGGAGGGAGTACGCGGACCGCGGCCTCATCCCCAAGGACCtggtcgcgccgagcccgctcATCGAAAAGAtggtcgccgagggcaggATCGGCcgcaaggccggcaagggcTTCTACgat TACACCAAGGGAAAGAAGTAA